In one Marispirochaeta aestuarii genomic region, the following are encoded:
- the dprA gene encoding DNA-processing protein DprA: protein MIATAFIQHLPKLTLHERCLLHELAGYDCGTLNASRVADLIGRRYREDWNAGEVYDQAAAEVEWLDKNGGGIIPFSSREYPELLREIYDPPFALCYRGRRPYSNAPYAALVGTRRPNGRGARSAYELARELAGFNVSVVSGLARGIDRQAHEGCIDGGGVTVAVLGSGVSEVGPASSRPTAERLIASGGALFSEYSVFTQPRRYHFPMRNRIISGMSRCCVIVQAPRRSGALITADYALEQGREVFVHADCFQTGVGDGGFALHEDGARAINSAGELMEEWKSQWEYLPRALPEEQLP from the coding sequence GTGATCGCAACCGCTTTTATCCAGCATCTGCCGAAGCTCACCCTGCATGAACGCTGTCTTTTGCATGAGCTTGCCGGGTATGACTGCGGTACCTTAAACGCCTCCCGGGTTGCGGATCTTATCGGACGGCGCTACAGGGAAGACTGGAATGCCGGCGAGGTATATGATCAGGCTGCTGCAGAAGTTGAGTGGCTTGATAAAAACGGCGGAGGAATTATCCCTTTCTCCTCCAGAGAGTATCCGGAGCTGCTCCGGGAGATCTACGATCCTCCCTTTGCCCTCTGTTATCGCGGCAGGAGGCCTTATTCAAATGCGCCGTATGCAGCCCTGGTGGGGACCCGCAGACCCAACGGGCGGGGTGCCCGCAGCGCCTATGAACTGGCCCGGGAACTCGCCGGATTCAATGTTTCGGTTGTTTCAGGACTTGCCCGGGGTATAGATCGCCAGGCCCACGAAGGCTGCATCGATGGAGGCGGAGTCACTGTCGCGGTACTGGGTTCCGGTGTTTCCGAGGTCGGTCCTGCTTCAAGCAGACCCACTGCGGAAAGGCTGATTGCTTCAGGCGGTGCGCTCTTCAGCGAGTATTCCGTTTTTACTCAGCCCCGGCGCTACCATTTTCCCATGCGCAACAGAATTATCAGCGGAATGTCCCGCTGCTGCGTTATTGTTCAGGCTCCCAGGCGCTCCGGGGCACTGATTACGGCGGATTACGCCCTGGAACAGGGGCGGGAGGTTTTTGTTCATGCCGACTGTTTTCAGACAGGTGTCGGTGACGGCGGATTCGCTCTTCATGAAGACGGAGCCCGGGCGATAAACTCTGCCGGTGAACTCATGGAAGAGTGGAAGAGCCAATGGGAATATTTACCCCGGGCACTGCCAGAGGAGCAGCTGCCATGA
- a CDS encoding tetratricopeptide repeat protein, producing MHKSGSFSKLIIFLLVLVILLSSCSPQRREYLERVRALEAGEETAVTEEEVRALEEDIRALTDDVEKIVSSTARLGTLYRMLAVDFFDDGMFGPALEYLDKALRIYPENHILYYYAALASARIAKTRGDETQRRQGMLEAEYYYLEALRYRPDYRDALYGLGVLYVFELGTPERAIPHLERLVSISESNTDARFVLARAYASIGEYEAAEDQYRSIMDIDADSDAAREAERLLGILQEDNG from the coding sequence ATGCATAAGAGCGGTTCATTCTCAAAACTGATCATCTTTTTACTTGTTCTCGTCATACTTCTTTCCTCATGCTCTCCCCAGCGCAGGGAGTATCTCGAGCGCGTCCGGGCCCTGGAAGCCGGTGAAGAGACCGCCGTTACGGAAGAGGAGGTCCGGGCGCTGGAAGAGGATATCCGTGCGCTCACGGATGACGTGGAAAAGATTGTCTCTTCAACAGCCCGCCTGGGGACCCTGTACAGGATGCTGGCGGTGGATTTCTTTGATGACGGGATGTTCGGTCCCGCTCTGGAGTACCTGGATAAGGCCCTGAGAATCTATCCGGAAAACCATATCCTCTATTATTATGCCGCCCTCGCGTCTGCAAGGATCGCAAAAACCAGGGGAGATGAAACACAGCGGCGTCAGGGTATGCTCGAGGCTGAATACTATTATCTCGAAGCCCTCAGGTACAGGCCGGATTACCGGGACGCCCTCTACGGACTGGGGGTGCTCTACGTATTCGAGCTCGGAACTCCGGAGAGGGCCATTCCCCATCTTGAGCGGCTTGTTTCAATCAGTGAATCCAATACGGATGCGCGGTTTGTACTTGCCCGGGCATATGCGTCAATCGGGGAGTACGAGGCCGCTGAAGATCAGTACCGGTCTATAATGGACATCGATGCCGACAGTGATGCCGCCAGGGAAGCCGAGCGGCTCCTGGGAATCCTGCAGGAGGATAACGGGTGA
- a CDS encoding site-specific tyrosine recombinase, with amino-acid sequence MQKLLQIYRDYLAIERHYSEATVDTYAGVVGRFLDYLFEAGISPVEADEGQISFWLMNQRTPEGLLPDPRTAARGISALRSFFRFLVLEDLRKDNPALLLERPRPGRRLPDTMSLEEVERFLEQIDIAYPLGLRDRALFELIYSCGLRVSEACGLSLDRYYPQDLVVRIVGKGDAERFVPMGEAAKEQMDSYLSLGRPRLVSMRHPTNAVFLNHRGRPLSRKGMWKRFKEIALEAGVEGKIHTLRHSFATHLLEGGADLRSVQELLGHRDITTTQIYTHVAEGGLHRAHREFHPRG; translated from the coding sequence GTGCAGAAGCTGCTCCAGATCTACCGTGATTACCTCGCGATCGAACGGCATTACAGCGAAGCCACGGTGGATACCTACGCCGGGGTGGTTGGCCGCTTTCTGGATTATCTTTTCGAGGCCGGGATATCCCCGGTCGAGGCGGATGAAGGCCAAATCTCCTTCTGGCTCATGAACCAGCGGACTCCTGAGGGTCTCCTCCCTGATCCCCGGACCGCTGCCAGAGGAATCAGCGCACTTCGTTCATTTTTCCGTTTCCTGGTGCTTGAAGACCTGCGGAAGGATAATCCGGCACTCCTGCTGGAGCGACCCCGCCCGGGCCGGCGTCTGCCGGATACCATGAGTCTGGAAGAGGTGGAAAGGTTTCTGGAGCAGATCGATATTGCCTATCCCCTGGGTCTGCGGGATCGGGCCCTCTTTGAACTGATCTATTCCTGCGGTCTGCGGGTATCAGAAGCCTGCGGACTGAGCCTTGACCGGTATTATCCCCAGGACCTGGTGGTCAGAATTGTAGGTAAAGGTGATGCAGAGCGTTTTGTCCCCATGGGGGAGGCGGCCAAAGAACAAATGGACAGTTACCTCAGCCTCGGTCGTCCGAGGCTTGTATCTATGAGGCATCCGACAAACGCGGTTTTTCTCAACCATCGCGGCAGACCGCTTTCCAGAAAAGGAATGTGGAAACGATTCAAGGAGATTGCCCTGGAAGCGGGAGTGGAGGGAAAAATCCATACCCTCAGACACTCCTTTGCGACCCACCTGCTGGAAGGGGGGGCGGATCTTCGCTCAGTGCAGGAGCTCCTGGGGCACCGGGACATTACCACGACTCAGATATACACCCATGTTGCGGAGGGAGGACTGCATCGGGCACACAGGGAATTCCATCCCCGGGGTTAG
- the ftsZ gene encoding cell division protein FtsZ, with protein sequence MHIEVIEEQGADPTLIKVIGVGGGGSNAVNRMIASNLKKVQFIAANTDLQALQRSQAEVKLPLGTKLTSGLGAGGVPEVGEKAAMEDAEKIKEALRGADMVFITAGMGGGTGTGAAPVVAKIARELGILSVAVVTKPFDFEGRKKRSLAEEGISKLREAVDTLITIPNQYLLKIVEKRTPIKEAFLMADDVLRQGVQGISELITVPGEINIDFADVRTVMKGRGDALMGIGVGHGDNRAVDAATNAINNPLLEDARIEGAKGILVNISGGEDLSLSEYEEVVQIITANADDDALIIPGSVFDPAMEDEIRVTVVATGFKSEAVSADADAAEEENEDEIIKYKDWLEIRGKGLSKGGTPSLFLSGRNNGDTDLGIPTILRDRKIAGQGE encoded by the coding sequence ATGCATATTGAAGTTATCGAAGAACAGGGCGCTGATCCTACATTGATCAAGGTAATCGGCGTCGGCGGCGGCGGAAGCAATGCAGTAAACCGCATGATCGCATCCAACTTAAAGAAGGTACAATTCATCGCCGCGAACACGGACCTGCAGGCTCTGCAGCGCTCCCAGGCGGAGGTCAAGCTTCCCCTGGGAACCAAGCTGACCTCCGGGCTCGGTGCGGGGGGAGTTCCCGAGGTCGGCGAGAAGGCTGCAATGGAGGACGCCGAGAAGATCAAGGAGGCCCTGCGTGGAGCCGATATGGTCTTTATTACCGCCGGAATGGGCGGCGGAACCGGTACCGGAGCGGCGCCGGTGGTTGCAAAAATTGCCCGGGAACTGGGCATACTGTCCGTGGCGGTGGTAACAAAACCCTTCGATTTCGAGGGGCGTAAAAAGCGCAGCCTGGCGGAGGAGGGAATCAGTAAACTGCGGGAAGCCGTGGACACCCTGATTACCATCCCCAACCAGTACCTTCTGAAAATTGTGGAAAAGCGTACTCCCATAAAAGAGGCCTTTCTTATGGCCGACGATGTTCTCCGTCAGGGGGTCCAGGGGATATCCGAACTTATAACCGTACCCGGAGAGATAAACATCGATTTTGCCGATGTGCGTACCGTCATGAAGGGGCGGGGCGATGCCCTTATGGGTATCGGCGTCGGTCATGGTGACAACAGGGCGGTGGATGCTGCGACGAATGCCATCAACAACCCCCTGCTTGAAGACGCCCGGATCGAAGGTGCCAAAGGCATATTGGTAAATATCAGCGGAGGAGAGGATCTTTCCCTGTCGGAATATGAAGAGGTGGTCCAGATCATTACCGCAAACGCCGATGATGACGCTCTGATCATTCCCGGGAGTGTTTTCGATCCCGCTATGGAGGACGAAATTCGGGTGACCGTTGTTGCCACGGGTTTCAAATCCGAAGCTGTTTCCGCGGATGCCGATGCCGCGGAAGAGGAGAACGAGGACGAGATTATCAAATACAAGGACTGGCTGGAAATTCGCGGTAAAGGGCTTTCCAAGGGGGGGACTCCGAGTCTCTTTCTCTCCGGCCGAAACAACGGCGATACCGATCTTGGAATTCCGACCATTCTGAGGGACCGAAAGATAGCAGGCCAGGGGGAGTAG
- the ftsA gene encoding cell division protein FtsA: protein MTVPHDGLIVGLDIGTTKVCACIAETNDNGILEVIGVGTAPSQGLRRGVVINIESTLKSVAAAIEAAELMSGREVESVITGIAGAHIEGINSRGVVAVSGRDREISSEDIARVIEAAKAIVIPMDREVLHVIPQEFIVDDQRGIKDPLDMIGIRLEAEVHIVTGSVTSAQNLLKCVNRAGFRVSEIVLESLAASRAVLTEDEKELGVLLIDLGGGTTDVLVHLDGAPYHTDVVALGGSQVTNDISIILKTPLDVAERIKKESGCCYLPLVDKDERVMIPGVGGWPAATIPRQELVKIIQPRMAEIFSMVRDQLEKKDYMRHLGGGVVLTGGGALIPGAAELALEVFGIPARIGIPDKLRGLVEEYQNPVYATAMGLVLYGSEGVSVTEGGIGRRKGEGLMSRLKGWMKEFF from the coding sequence ATGACGGTGCCGCACGACGGTTTGATTGTCGGACTTGATATAGGAACAACCAAAGTCTGTGCCTGTATCGCTGAAACAAATGACAACGGCATCCTCGAAGTAATCGGTGTCGGTACTGCTCCGTCCCAGGGGCTGCGCCGCGGTGTAGTTATAAATATCGAATCCACATTAAAATCCGTGGCCGCCGCAATAGAAGCCGCGGAACTCATGTCCGGCCGGGAGGTTGAGTCGGTCATAACCGGTATCGCCGGCGCCCATATCGAGGGCATCAATTCCCGCGGGGTTGTGGCTGTCTCGGGACGGGACCGGGAGATCTCCTCTGAGGATATCGCCAGGGTTATCGAAGCCGCCAAGGCCATTGTCATTCCCATGGACAGGGAGGTTCTGCACGTTATCCCCCAGGAGTTCATTGTCGACGATCAGCGGGGTATCAAGGATCCTCTGGATATGATTGGAATCCGTCTCGAGGCGGAGGTCCATATTGTCACCGGCTCTGTAACATCGGCCCAGAACCTGCTCAAATGCGTAAACAGGGCCGGTTTCCGGGTCAGCGAGATTGTTCTTGAATCCCTGGCCGCTTCCCGGGCTGTGCTGACAGAGGACGAGAAGGAGCTTGGTGTCCTGCTTATCGATCTGGGGGGCGGAACCACGGATGTCCTTGTTCATCTGGACGGAGCTCCCTATCACACCGATGTGGTGGCCCTGGGGGGAAGCCAGGTTACCAACGATATATCGATAATCCTCAAGACCCCCCTGGATGTGGCGGAAAGGATCAAGAAGGAGTCGGGGTGCTGTTACCTGCCCCTCGTGGATAAGGACGAACGGGTTATGATCCCGGGAGTAGGCGGCTGGCCCGCTGCCACAATACCCAGGCAGGAGCTGGTAAAGATAATTCAGCCCAGAATGGCTGAAATCTTTTCCATGGTAAGGGATCAGCTCGAGAAGAAGGATTATATGCGCCATCTGGGCGGAGGAGTCGTCCTCACCGGCGGCGGAGCCCTGATTCCCGGCGCCGCAGAACTTGCCCTCGAGGTTTTCGGGATTCCCGCCCGCATCGGGATTCCCGACAAACTGAGGGGCCTGGTGGAGGAGTATCAGAACCCCGTATACGCCACGGCCATGGGCCTCGTGTTGTACGGAAGCGAAGGCGTATCCGTCACCGAAGGCGGTATCGGCCGCAGAAAGGGCGAAGGCCTCATGAGCAGGCTGAAGGGCTGGATGAAGGAATTCTTTTAA
- a CDS encoding cell division protein FtsQ/DivIB, which translates to MSSFAVYERYYADNQSPLGRKKSRHKHNRQKGALDLNRILSVLIIFLLLVLIGELVFHLVITPRLVLKKVSVDIDGYYPYGNEEILRIAGLEGGVSFLGVRERDLEEKLIANPLIKDARVKKQFPHSIAMSIVPRAALASVLVDTGNSSIPLCVDREGYIIAAEAGENKPMPVISGVRFVDARPGMRFPEELVRYLEQLSDLKAASPELFSLISEIKFVKKSTTDYEVVLFPGHARVRVRTGPEINPELLKGILLVIDVVQKQGLTGSLAELDFRAGEVVYRTRGG; encoded by the coding sequence GTGAGCAGTTTTGCCGTTTACGAGCGATACTATGCGGACAACCAGTCCCCTCTGGGCAGGAAAAAAAGCCGTCATAAACACAACAGGCAGAAGGGAGCCTTGGATCTGAACCGGATTTTATCCGTGCTGATCATTTTTCTTCTTCTTGTACTCATCGGGGAGCTGGTTTTTCATCTGGTAATCACTCCCCGGCTTGTCCTGAAAAAGGTTTCAGTGGATATTGATGGGTATTATCCCTATGGTAACGAGGAGATCCTCAGGATCGCCGGCCTTGAAGGGGGCGTATCATTCCTCGGCGTCAGGGAACGCGACCTGGAAGAGAAACTCATCGCCAATCCCTTGATCAAGGACGCCAGGGTAAAAAAGCAGTTTCCCCATTCCATCGCCATGAGCATTGTTCCCCGGGCAGCCCTGGCTTCAGTTCTGGTTGATACCGGGAATTCCAGCATTCCTCTTTGTGTGGACCGGGAGGGCTATATAATCGCCGCCGAAGCGGGAGAAAACAAACCCATGCCGGTAATCTCCGGGGTACGCTTCGTTGACGCACGGCCGGGTATGAGGTTTCCCGAAGAGCTGGTGCGCTATCTTGAACAACTTTCCGACCTGAAAGCAGCTTCTCCCGAGCTTTTCAGCTTGATAAGCGAGATAAAATTCGTTAAAAAGAGTACAACCGACTATGAAGTTGTGCTCTTTCCGGGGCATGCCCGCGTCCGGGTCCGGACCGGTCCGGAAATAAATCCGGAACTGCTGAAGGGTATTCTGCTGGTTATAGATGTAGTGCAGAAGCAGGGGCTCACCGGGAGCCTGGCAGAGCTCGATTTCAGGGCCGGGGAAGTCGTATACCGGACAAGGGGGGGATGA
- the ftsW gene encoding putative lipid II flippase FtsW: MRNIFVAERVDTRPPDPVFTGVMVLLAGLGAAFLFSASYYYGELKFGNSYHFLLKRGVFLLLGGVGFLAAARVSLEVLRKMVAPFLLLSGFTLLLPFVPGIGGELMGARRWVFLFGNSFQPSELAKLALIVYLAHFFSKKKDRLDDLVNTVLPPLIITALFALIIYSQNDFSTAFFLVAVSGAIFFVSGVKLSYFLFLMTAIIPLGAMLIFTKEHRVQRIIAFLQPELDPVGTGYQVIAARDALEKGGFMGAGLGHGTEKIGGLPEAHSDFVFAVLAEEAGLLGVLAIITVFVIFAVRGYGIALKSGDSFSFLLGFGCVSAIFLQALFNMAVVAGLVPATGIPLPFFSSGGSSLIITMIMCGLLHNISRSDTRQGGLR; this comes from the coding sequence ATGAGAAATATATTTGTTGCGGAAAGAGTAGATACCCGTCCTCCCGATCCTGTCTTCACCGGTGTAATGGTGCTCCTGGCAGGGCTCGGGGCGGCCTTCCTGTTTTCCGCCTCCTATTATTACGGAGAATTGAAATTCGGAAACTCTTATCATTTCCTCCTCAAACGGGGAGTGTTTCTTCTGCTTGGGGGCGTCGGGTTCCTTGCGGCCGCCCGGGTTTCTCTGGAAGTACTGCGGAAAATGGTGGCTCCCTTTCTCCTCTTGAGCGGCTTCACTCTGCTGCTTCCCTTTGTTCCCGGTATCGGCGGTGAGCTGATGGGAGCCCGGCGCTGGGTTTTCCTCTTCGGCAACTCCTTCCAGCCGTCGGAACTGGCAAAGCTCGCGCTGATTGTCTATCTTGCCCACTTTTTCAGCAAAAAGAAGGACCGTCTGGACGATCTGGTTAATACGGTTCTTCCTCCTCTGATCATTACTGCTCTTTTTGCCTTAATCATCTACAGCCAGAATGACTTCTCCACAGCCTTCTTTCTTGTTGCTGTAAGCGGGGCAATATTTTTTGTTTCCGGCGTAAAACTTTCCTATTTTCTTTTCCTGATGACCGCGATTATTCCCCTGGGGGCCATGCTGATTTTCACGAAGGAACACCGGGTACAGAGAATAATAGCCTTCCTGCAGCCGGAACTCGATCCGGTGGGTACGGGGTATCAGGTTATCGCCGCCAGGGATGCCCTGGAGAAGGGCGGCTTCATGGGCGCCGGACTTGGACATGGAACCGAAAAAATCGGAGGGCTTCCCGAAGCCCATTCGGACTTTGTATTTGCCGTCCTTGCGGAAGAGGCGGGTCTGCTGGGAGTCCTTGCCATCATAACCGTATTTGTGATTTTCGCGGTCAGGGGCTACGGAATCGCCCTGAAAAGCGGAGATTCCTTCTCGTTTCTCCTGGGTTTCGGCTGTGTAAGCGCTATTTTCCTGCAGGCCCTGTTCAACATGGCGGTCGTTGCCGGCCTCGTTCCGGCTACGGGGATTCCTCTTCCGTTTTTTTCCTCCGGGGGTTCCTCTCTTATAATTACCATGATCATGTGCGGTTTGCTGCACAATATTTCCCGAAGCGATACCAGGCAGGGAGGTCTCCGGTGA
- the mraY gene encoding phospho-N-acetylmuramoyl-pentapeptide-transferase, producing the protein MLKELLLPLVKFETAFNIFQYITFRGAYAAVTALFVSFILGPSMISFLRRLKFRQSIRNDGPESHLVKSGTPTMGGLLILVSILVSVLLWQDLHNMYTWIALAALMGFAFIGFLDDYLKILRGSSAGLSVSSKLLGQVLIAGGVVIYLYMNRTEYTTLLYIPFFKHPVVDLGLLYIPFSVLLLVFTSNAVNLTDGLDGLAIGLVILVGLAFTLLTYLTGRADYAEYLLVPYIREGGELAIPCLALVGASVGFLWYNAHPAEVFMGDTGSLALGGVLGVIALMIKKEVLLIIVGGVFVLEAMSVIIQVVSYKFRKKRVFKMAPLHHHFELKGWDESKVVIRFWILGGLFAILSLSTLKLQ; encoded by the coding sequence ATGCTGAAAGAGCTGCTTCTGCCTCTGGTTAAATTTGAAACCGCCTTCAACATTTTTCAGTACATAACCTTCCGCGGGGCCTACGCCGCTGTGACGGCTCTGTTTGTCTCCTTTATTCTGGGGCCCTCAATGATCAGCTTCCTGCGGCGCCTTAAATTCCGTCAGTCCATTCGCAATGACGGACCGGAAAGCCACCTGGTCAAATCCGGAACTCCCACAATGGGCGGACTGCTTATCCTGGTTTCCATTCTTGTATCGGTTCTGCTGTGGCAGGATCTGCATAATATGTATACCTGGATTGCCCTGGCCGCCCTGATGGGCTTTGCCTTTATCGGTTTTCTGGATGATTACCTGAAGATTCTCAGGGGTTCGTCCGCCGGTTTGAGTGTCTCCTCAAAGCTGCTGGGGCAGGTGCTGATCGCCGGAGGGGTCGTCATCTATCTGTATATGAACAGAACCGAGTATACAACCCTTCTGTATATACCTTTCTTCAAGCATCCTGTGGTCGATCTCGGACTGCTGTATATTCCTTTTTCTGTTCTTCTGCTGGTATTTACATCCAACGCGGTGAATCTTACCGACGGTCTCGACGGACTGGCCATTGGTCTTGTTATCCTGGTCGGGCTTGCCTTTACACTGCTGACCTACCTGACGGGACGTGCCGACTACGCTGAGTATCTCCTGGTACCCTACATCCGTGAGGGTGGGGAGCTCGCCATACCCTGCCTTGCCCTTGTAGGGGCGAGCGTGGGCTTCCTCTGGTACAATGCTCATCCAGCGGAGGTCTTCATGGGGGACACCGGAAGCCTGGCCCTGGGGGGCGTGCTGGGTGTTATTGCCCTGATGATAAAAAAAGAGGTCCTCCTGATTATTGTAGGCGGAGTTTTTGTTCTCGAAGCAATGTCGGTGATAATACAGGTTGTTTCGTACAAGTTCAGGAAAAAGCGGGTCTTCAAGATGGCCCCGCTGCATCATCATTTTGAACTGAAAGGATGGGACGAAAGCAAGGTCGTGATACGCTTCTGGATTCTCGGTGGTCTTTTTGCGATCCTCAGTCTTTCGACGCTTAAGCTGCAGTAA
- a CDS encoding UDP-N-acetylmuramoyl-tripeptide--D-alanyl-D-alanine ligase: MMADSLFTLENAVDAVSGRFVGASCGASVTGVSIDTRTLAGGDLFVALPGEKTDGHAYLKAAFEAGAAGALADVDKWELLPLEIREAGPFILVKDPLAALQELARWYLDRYSSVLKIAVTGSNGKTTTKELLASILRNHRPTYASSGNYNSEIGLPLSVFGLRHEHLFGVFEFGTNRQGEIPLLASILKPNIALVTNIGTAHIGMFGSREAIADEKGGIFSSFDSLSRGLIREDEPFASRLLAGKRGTFGSFGPGSTPGVEKVEYRGLEGSIIHFKGQQIKLRLPGEHNVMNACAAISVAQLCGAEDNSIIRGIEEVSPSFGRSEFISGDISLYQDCYNSNPESLRAGLDTIKSSGWTRGRRVGVFGSMKELGSLEKELHEEAGRVCAASGFDAWFFLGPEARYAYSAYKAAGGNSAFWSAEDVKLKADLLEYVRPGDLVYLKGSRALGLERIAEALQEGSVRRQVC; encoded by the coding sequence ATGATGGCTGATTCTCTCTTTACACTGGAAAATGCAGTGGATGCCGTATCGGGACGTTTTGTCGGCGCTTCCTGCGGAGCTTCGGTTACCGGGGTATCCATCGATACCAGGACCCTCGCGGGAGGGGATCTTTTTGTCGCCCTGCCGGGGGAGAAGACCGACGGCCACGCATACCTGAAGGCCGCTTTTGAAGCAGGTGCTGCAGGAGCCCTGGCTGATGTGGATAAATGGGAACTGTTGCCTCTGGAAATACGGGAGGCCGGGCCTTTTATCCTTGTGAAGGATCCCCTGGCGGCTCTGCAGGAGCTGGCACGCTGGTATCTGGACAGGTATTCTTCGGTTCTGAAGATCGCTGTTACCGGCAGCAACGGCAAGACAACAACGAAAGAGCTTCTGGCCTCAATTCTGCGAAATCATCGTCCGACCTACGCGTCCTCCGGGAATTATAATTCCGAAATAGGTCTGCCCCTGTCGGTTTTTGGCCTTAGACATGAACATCTTTTCGGTGTATTTGAGTTCGGAACAAACCGGCAGGGAGAAATACCCCTTCTTGCTTCTATTCTGAAACCGAATATCGCTCTGGTTACGAATATCGGAACCGCCCATATCGGAATGTTCGGTTCCAGGGAAGCGATAGCCGATGAAAAAGGGGGGATTTTCTCGAGTTTTGACTCCCTTTCCCGGGGTCTGATCCGGGAAGATGAACCCTTTGCTTCCCGCCTTCTGGCGGGCAAACGCGGAACCTTCGGCAGCTTTGGGCCCGGCAGTACTCCGGGGGTTGAGAAAGTCGAGTACAGGGGGCTTGAAGGATCGATCATTCATTTCAAGGGACAGCAGATTAAACTGCGCCTGCCCGGTGAGCATAACGTTATGAATGCCTGTGCTGCAATCTCCGTGGCCCAGTTGTGCGGCGCTGAGGATAATTCCATTATCCGCGGTATTGAAGAGGTGAGTCCCTCCTTTGGACGCAGTGAATTTATCTCCGGCGACATTTCCCTTTACCAGGATTGCTACAATTCGAATCCCGAGAGCCTCAGGGCCGGTCTCGATACGATTAAAAGCAGCGGATGGACCAGGGGACGAAGAGTCGGCGTATTCGGTTCCATGAAGGAGCTCGGCTCCCTGGAGAAGGAGCTGCACGAAGAGGCGGGCAGGGTGTGCGCCGCAAGCGGTTTCGACGCCTGGTTTTTTCTTGGACCCGAGGCCCGGTATGCCTATTCCGCGTACAAAGCTGCGGGCGGAAATTCCGCCTTCTGGAGTGCCGAGGATGTCAAGCTGAAGGCTGACCTGCTGGAATATGTCCGTCCCGGGGATCTCGTCTATCTGAAGGGTTCCCGGGCTCTCGGCCTTGAGCGTATAGCCGAAGCTTTGCAGGAAGGATCCGTCAGGAGGCAGGTATGCTGA
- the rsmH gene encoding 16S rRNA (cytosine(1402)-N(4))-methyltransferase RsmH: protein MTDIVHVPVMSREVLEYLAPEKNDALLVDCTMGEGGHSELFLQKYPDLKVVGLDADSAIQDIARKRLAPYAPRVRFFNTWFNLFFKDYPLGGERPNLILFDLGISVFHFEKGERGFTFRADEPLDMRLDTSLETTAADIVNEYPEEQLANILYHYGEERYSRRIAAAVVRARAVKPLASSKALEEVIWKAVPDKYRRGRIHPATRCFQALRIAVNGELARLEQALEYALRILAPGGRMGVISFHSLEDRIVKHFFLGKNKTCTCPEDWPMCKCEGEPIVSILTKKPLVPDEEEKHNNPPSRSAKFRVARKMKEWE, encoded by the coding sequence ATGACGGATATTGTGCATGTTCCGGTAATGAGCAGAGAGGTTCTGGAATATCTTGCGCCGGAAAAGAATGATGCCCTGCTCGTCGATTGTACGATGGGCGAGGGGGGGCATTCTGAACTTTTCCTGCAGAAGTATCCGGACCTGAAGGTTGTCGGCCTTGATGCCGATTCTGCTATTCAGGACATTGCCAGAAAACGGCTTGCCCCCTATGCGCCCAGGGTTCGTTTTTTCAATACCTGGTTTAATCTGTTTTTCAAGGACTATCCACTGGGAGGGGAACGTCCGAACCTTATACTCTTTGATCTGGGTATTTCCGTCTTCCATTTTGAAAAGGGAGAAAGAGGATTTACCTTCCGTGCAGACGAGCCTCTTGATATGAGGCTCGATACGAGTCTCGAGACCACCGCCGCGGATATTGTAAATGAATATCCGGAAGAGCAGCTGGCGAATATCCTCTATCACTACGGTGAAGAACGGTATTCCCGGCGAATTGCCGCGGCGGTGGTCCGGGCCCGCGCGGTAAAACCTCTTGCCAGCAGTAAGGCCCTGGAAGAGGTTATCTGGAAGGCTGTACCCGACAAATACCGCCGGGGAAGAATCCACCCCGCCACGCGTTGCTTTCAGGCTTTACGGATCGCGGTGAACGGTGAGCTGGCCCGCCTGGAACAGGCCCTGGAATATGCCCTGCGTATACTCGCTCCGGGAGGAAGAATGGGCGTAATCTCCTTTCACAGTCTGGAAGACAGGATTGTGAAACATTTCTTTCTGGGCAAGAATAAGACCTGTACTTGTCCTGAAGATTGGCCGATGTGTAAATGTGAGGGGGAACCGATTGTTTCTATTCTTACCAAAAAGCCGCTTGTTCCCGATGAGGAAGAAAAGCACAATAATCCCCCGTCCAGAAGCGCGAAATTTCGCGTTGCCCGGAAAATGAAAGAGTGGGAATAG